CGGTTGGCAATGGATGGCGCCTAGAGGGCCAATTTAGGAGGTATCGTCGATCAAGGAGAGTAGAGAAGAGAATGTGAGTAGGACGTCATGCCAATCCGTCAATGCGACATGAGGATCAAAGGTTGCGTTTGGGGGTTGTTCAAGAAGTCAGCCACGTACTCCTTGAAAGAGCTTGACAGGGGAGTGAGgtcatcatccttgataACGAGCGATGGAACACGCCTGAACGCGTATTGGCAAATGACCTGTGGCTGACAACCCTTGGCGCACCAACAGGGTGTGGCTTGCGGCTTTTAGACTGTGGCTCGTTCAGCTCAGGAGGGGCCCCGCTCTAGCTACCTAGGTGGCATTCCCATTCCAGGGGTTCAGCGCCCAGGGGCCCGGTGGGTGCAAAATTCCGCGCCGAAGCTCAATCGTGGCCCGTTCAGTTACATGTGCTCCAGTACCATCCACTTTGGCGACAGCTTGTCCTGAACCAGCCGTCCAGCCAAGCACGCGACAACATCTCCCACAACACCGCAACCATGAGACTGCCGACACTTCTCGCCGGGCTGTTCGCCTGCCTCATCACCGACGTCGCCGCTACTGCCCTGACTTATAAGCTCGGCGCCAACGAGAAGGCCTGCTTCTACACTGCGACGAAAaaggagggcgagaagatcGCATTCTACTTTGCCGTGAGCCTCACACGACGCCACCATACGCATCGGAACTCGAGCTGAATATCATACTATAGGTCCAATCTGGAGGTTCTTTCGATGTCGACTACATTGTTGAGGGTCCCAATGGCAAgatcatcatggatggcCAGAAGGAGAGGCAGGGTGACTTTGTCTTCTCGGCCAACGTGGTTGGTGACTACTCGTTCTGCTTCGACAACGAGATGAGCACCTTTGCCGAGAAGTATGTCGACTTTGAGATTGCCGTCGAGAACGAGGCCCGCGCCCAGCTGCCCTCGAAGCAGGGAACCACCCCAGAGCAGACCTCTGTCCTGGAGGAGTCCATCTTCAAGGTGTCTGGCCAGCTCTCTACCATCTCGCGCAACCAAAAGTACTTCCGAACCCGTGAAAACCGCAACTTTGCCACCGTCAACAGCACCGAGGGCCGAATCATCAACTTTAGCATGATCCAGATCGGCCTGATCATCTGTATGGGTGCCCTGCAGGTGTTTGTCGTTCGGTTCTTTTTCCAGGTATGTTTGGCCAACTGTAAGAGACCGGCATGCGCTAACTGTCCAAAAGGGTGCGCGCAAGGGTTACGTATAAAGGATTCAATGTACTATATACCAAGCTGGATCTGGGTGTTACGAGGCGCGAGATCAAAAAGGAGGCGGATACTGGAAATGTTATGTATAATCAATGGAAACATAGCTCACGGTCTGGCTGGGGATTTACGTGGCGCCTGTTTTCGGCCCCGAGGCTGTGATGTTCCATGCTTGGACGAAGCCGATGAAAGTTGTCATGATGCGCTTGATTGGACTGCTAGAGATAGCGAGGGTTGTTCTAATAATTGTCGATGCGATGTCATAATATGACGTGAATACCTGAACTCTGAGCTCTCCTGAATACTTGAATACTCGTACAATCCATCTCCTTTAGAACAAAATGTCAAAATGACTGATTCTGAGGTTCTACTGTCAAGTGCTCTAGGTGTCACTGAGGAGCCTGTAGGTAGCGCCCCAAGATCTTGGCGTGGTGCTGCAGCGGCCCGCGCTAAACCCATTTTGGCGCGTCGCCTCTTGAAATTCTGAACCTTGGAGCCTCCGCGATCTTCAAAGACATTCAAACactccatccccatcaacACAACAAAATGACGTCGATCGCCGGGTCGCTTCAGGCTGCGCTGCCCAAACCCAAGTATAcgggcgaggacgaggaagctcCGGCGCGAGCGCAGCAGCGTGGCGTGAGGATCGTTGGCCCCGGACAGCTCGACGAGACGCAGCTCGTGCTCAAACGATCCGGCCCTCCTGCCTACGGACAGCGATCAGGATGGCGACCACGCACGCAGGAGGActttggcgatggaggcgcTTTCCCCGAGATCCCCATTGCCCAGTACCCGCTCGACATGGGCAAGAAGGGCGCGACGACGAGCAACGCGCTGGCGATCCAGGTCGACtccgagggcaaggtcaaATACGACGCGATCGCGCGACAGGGCCACGGCGAAACCCGCATAGTTCACACATCATTCAAGGAGCTGATTCCTCTTCGGCAACGCGCCGACGCGGGCGAGATTGATCTTTCGCGACCGGACAAGGAGTCTGTCGAGGCAACAACGGAAAGGACTAAGAATGCCCTGGCCGCGTTGGTTAGCGGTGCGGTGGCTGCGCAGAAGCCGAAGAATGTGAATATCGGGCAGCGAAAGGATGCTACTTTTGTGCGATACACACCGGCGAACCAGATGGGCGACAACTCGAAGAAGCAGGACCGCATTATGAAGATTGTCGAGAGGCAACGCGATCCTATGGAACCGCCCAAGTTCAAGCACAAGAAGATTCCTCGAGGACCACCTTCACCCCCTCCGCCAGTTATGCACTCGCCGCCCAGAAAGCTCACAGCCGAAGACCAAGAGATGTGGAGGATTCCGCCTCCAGTCTCAAACTGGAAGAACCCCAAGGGCTTTACGGTACCACTGGACAAGCGGTTGGCGGCAGACGGAAGGGGACTGCAGGATGTGGCCATCAGCGACAAGCATGCTCAGTTTGCTGAGTCTATCAAGATGGCGGAACGTCATGCTCGTGACGAGGTTCAGCAGCGCGCCATGATGCAGCAGCGACtggcggagaaggagaaggcacagaaggaagagaatcTACGGGAGCTGGCCCAGAAGGCCAGGGCAGAGCGTGCAGGCGCAGGCCGCAAACGCAGAGACTCTCGCGACTCCCGAGACTCGAGAGATTCAAGGTCACGATCGCGAAGTTACAGCTACTCCGAGTCTGATCGATCCGATagcgaggacgaagaggtCAGAGAGCGTATCAAGGCACGACAGGAGAAGCAGCGGGATGAGGAGCGAAAGCTACGGCAGAACCGCATGGGTGCCGAGCGCCGAGCCCAGGTTATGGCCCGCGAACAAGGCAGAGATATCTCTGAGAAGATTGCTCTGGGCGTGGCCAAGCCAACGCAGTCGAAGGAGACCATGTACGACTCGCGATTATTCAACCAGTCAAGTGGATTTGACAGCGGCATCAACGAGGACAACCCCTACGACAAGCCACTCTTTGCAGCGCAGGACGCTATCAGCAGCATCTACCGGCCACGAGCCAAcctggatgacgacgacgccgaggcaGGAGATAGGGAGATGGCTAAGATCCAAAAGGCAAGCCGATTTGGAGAGGCATTGGGCAAGGGAACGTTTAAGGGCGCCGCCGAGGTTGAGGTCAGTATTTCATCTTTCAAATGGTTAAATCGTATGCTAACACACACTCTCCAGGCGCGAGAGGGACCAGTACAGTTCGAGAAGGATGCCGGCGACCCTTTTAATGTGGACAAGTTCTTGTCCGAGGTGGATCAGGGCTCGTCGTCAAAGCGAGGTTACGGTCTGCAGGATGAAGACAGCAGGCAATCAAAGCGGCCACGAgtggacgacgacgacgaagattAAGCAGCAGATTGTACGGTTATGTGTGGTGTATAAAGTTAGACCCAGGTCAGGCGTCAATGATAATAAGGATGGTGTGTTCCAACAGCTTTTGCTATGAGGAGCAGATATTTGACACCAACTCGGCTTTTATGTGCAGATACCACTTAGACTGTCCTTGTaaatcatcatcagcattgATTGCTTTTCTACGTAATAGTAACCTTGGAGCAAGACGAGGCAGAGTAAAGTCTCATCTCACTTGACCTTGCACTTAGGTACAAGTCATATAGATGTGTCATGTCCAAGTCGGTGTGTCAAATTTCCGCTCCCTTCCGCTTCACAATTTTGACCAGCAACACAGGGATGCCTGGAGAACTTTACCCCGAAAAGCTACGACGTGGTCATGCACGATGAAGTCTTTTGAGTAGCTCCATCTCCAATACGTGGAATTGAACCTCTTGGGTCCCCCTCCCCCAGCCTCGGAATTATGGCCGCTTCGGGGCCCCGACTTGCGGGGGGCCAAGGCGACGACCCGCGATTCCCTGGACTCGGACAAGAATCATCATGTTATTcaccatgccatgccattcCGCAACAGGGTCTTTGCCGGAGCTAAGAGACTTCTCCTGAGAGCCGGGTTCCCCTCTCGCTAAGTCTTTCTCCCGAACCCCGAATGCAAAGATGGGGAACCTCCCCCAACCGGTCGTCCCCTTAGCCTGAAAGGAGGCGATCGGCATCTCCCCATGGGGAAACATGGGCCTGCTCGGTGGAACTCGAGCTCACCTTGCCAGGTCTTGACTCGAAGCTTCATCCCCCAAATGACAATGGGGGTTGGGCTGGCTGTGGGGGACTTGAGAAGCTTATAAAAGGGACATGAAGTTCGTGAAGCTGTTGGTGAAGAGCTAGGGCTTCCAGCACACTCACATCTCCCACCGTCGCTATGAAGTTCCGCAGCGTATCCCTCGCCGCCTTGCTGCTTCAGGCACCTCAATGGGTGGCCGCAGCTCTAAAGGCAACCGAGTCCGACACTGAGCTGGTCATCTCCAACGACCGCCTCTATGCCGCCGTCCAGAAGCCTGGTGGCTCCATCGTGAAGCTCACCCTCGATGGAACGAACCTCCTGGGCACGAGATCGGGCTCTACCGGTCAGGGCCCGTACCTCGACTGCTACTGCACGCCCAAGGGATTCTGGACTCCCGGTACCATGACACCCAAGTacaagctcttcaagggcaaggattCGAGCGGCAAGGACTACGGCGGCATCATGATGGCCGACACGTTCACCGAGACGGGCCAGGTTCTGGAGCAGTACTGGTTCCTCCGTGACGGCGAGACGGGCCTGCACACCTTTAGCAGAGTGGCCTACCACAACGAGGAGCAGCCATTCCTGCGCAACCTGCAGGAGCTGCGCACCATGTTCCGGCCCAACAGCGAGATGTGGACGCACCTCCTGACCAACGAGAAGCAATACGCGCCTCTCCCTGGAAAAGAGGCCCAGGCAAAGCAGGTCGTGGTGCAGGATGCGACGTGGTATATGGGCAACACGCCTGATGATGCCTATGTCAAGCAGGAGGCGGACTACTTTACAAAGTACACGTTCCAGGACAACTGGCGTGACATCAACGCCTATGGACTGTAAGTGGTCATCTGTGGTTTTGAGAATGGTTGCTGATCTGAAAAGGTTCGCCGATGGCTCCAAGaccgaggatggcgatgctTATGGTGCTTGGCTCGTCATGAACACCAAGGACACCTACTTTGGAGGACCTCTGCACTCGGATCTGACTGTGGATGGTATTCTTTACAACTACATCAGCTCCAACCACCACGGAGACCAGACTGTAAGCTATTCTCACTCTAACATGGCGATAGCTGGCTAAGAAGCAACAGCCCAACATCACCCATGGCTTTGACCGCACATTCGGACCTGTAAGTATACGCCGAGTTCGGAGAGATGAACATGTCTAATCGCAGATAGCAATACTACCATTTCAACCGCTTCCCTGCCGACACGGATATCCTGACTGCTCAGGCCGATGCCGCTCAGTATGCGGATCCCGAGTGGAACGCCGACTTTTACGactccatcgccaagcatGTCCCCAACTATGTTCCGTCCAAGAACCGCGGCACCTTTGAGGTCAGGGTTGATCTGCCCAAGGGAGCCAAGAACCCCATCGCTGTTCTTGCCCAAAGCGGTGTCGACTTCCAGGACAATGTGTTCGATGTCAACGCCTACCAGTACTGGGCCAATCTCGACGACAGCGGCAGAGCGACCATTCccatggtcaaggctggtACGTACCGTCTGACCGTCTACGCCGATGGCATCTTTGGACAGTtcaccaaggacaagatcaagatcaaggctggcaaGACGGAAAAGACAAAGGTCACCTGGAAGGAAGAGTCTTCCGGCAAGGAGCTCTGGCGCATTGGAACCCCCGACAAGACCTCGGGCGAGTACCGTCACGGCTTTGAGCCAGACACTTCCAAGCCGCTGCAGCCGGAGCAATACCGCATCTACTGGGCGGCGTATGACTTCCCCAAGGACTATCCTGATGGTGTTCACTTCAAGGTCGGCGAGAGCGATGTGGGCAAGGACCTCAACTATGTGCACTGGAGCGTGTTTGGCGGACGGGCAAACTACGTGCGCCCCGAGGCCTACGTCGGTAACGGCGATGTCAACAACTGGACTATCGCTTTTGACCTCAAGGAGTCCCAGGTcaagcgcaagaagcagGCGACCTTTACGGTTCAGCTCGCTGGAGCCAAGACTGCCGCCGGAAATACGGATGTGTACAACGCCTCGGAGCCTCACTCGAACCTCAAGTACACGGTCAACATCAACGGCAAGGATCTCGAGCCGTGGGTTATTCCGTAAGTATGCTTTCCCCTATAGAAGATATCAGTGCTAACTTGTTCAAGGTACCACCACAGCAGTTCGTGTGCTGTGCGCTCTTCTGTGAGCTGCTACAACATTGCGCACAAGTTTGTCTTTGACGCGGGTCTCCTGAGCAAGGGTGAGAACGAGATTGTGCTGAGCCTGCCGTACAACGCTACCGACTATGAGTCTGCTGTGCTGCCCGCGTCTGTTTATGTGCAGTACGACGCTTTGAGGCTTGAGATTGACTAATGTGGTCAACGTGTTAACGAAAGAGTTTCATGTCTGGTAGTTGGGAATGGCTTCCGATGCCGGCACGCGAATAATTAAATgatgaagaaaaaaactCGGAATGAAACTCGAGATCATGCGATAATCTGTAAAATAGTTGTATCGTCAATGGAGGTTTTGAACCAACATGCCTGTAACATCGGAGGCTTTGAGACGTCTAAAACCTCCGGAATGCGACTGAAAGGGATCGTCCATGTGGAgctgttgaggatgaagagcgAAGAGCGACGCAGTCGGAGGGTTTTCGCGTCGCGAGTCAAGTCAGATGATTTGAAGGATCAATTGAGAAGGAACTACCAATTGATTTGGCTTGGGTTCTTACAACAGTTAAAGACTAGAACTGCACAAGATAATTAATTGCATTGCATCTTGCATCCGCCTCAATCTCACCTCATccccctcaacaccaagtctCAGTACTTCAAGCCATCACCATATCTCGACTtcaaccaacaccaaaaaaGCTCACCATGGCCTCCGGCGCCTTCTTCAATCCCAGGACCCTCCTCCTGGTGACACCCCTCGTCTCGTCAACCTGCTCCCTTTGGTTCGCCTGGGACCAagacttcttcctcaagaTCTTCACTCGCCCACCCGTGGAGCACAAGCAAGCCGACGCAATCCTTCCCACCTACATCACGGGCTTCTTCGGCTCCGGGCCGTGGGCCGTCGTGTCACTCATCGGCACCACCTTCTGGACCTCGCTCGCCGCCGTGTGGCTGGAGCGGCCTCTCCTGCGGAGCCGCGGGTCGACGGCGTTTTACGCGGGGACGGCTGCGCTCGCGCTGGGACACCTCGTTTACGTGCCCGCCGTCGCTTGGAAGCTTAAGAATCTCATGGACGACACGTGCGCTGAGGAGGGGACGGATAATGTGGGCAtgttgaggaggtggctGAGCGTCAATatgacgaggatgctgaCGACGGATATTGGAGCTTGGCTTTGCGCTGTTGTTGCCATTTCGAGGACCCTGACTGTTTAGGATCGGGAGTGTGAGGTTATCGCCATGTCGGAGGTTTCTGGGTCATGGCCTGTATGATACTGGAATTATCCTATCTTGTTCTACCAAAAATGCAAAGCAGCTATATTCACAATGTACAATACTGCGGTTGTTGATGCTTCCTGCTTGGCCAAGGGTCCTTGTCTAGGATTCTTGAAATGATGCCACCCTTGACGTGTGTTCTATTCATAGACGCTTAAATCCGTAACTTATCAATCATGCCAAGACACGTTTAATCgcgttgaagaaggtgcTTTAGCGATGATGCAAGTTACAGTTGGAGGACAGAAATGTCTCTGGTACCTGACTCAAATCACTTGCCCACGACACTCGCAGCATTTGAGTGCGAGGGATCCTTTCTCATCATTAAGAACGGATTCATGTCGGACACACAAGGAATTGACTCTTCTAGACAAATGACATGTAATATATGGTTTTGCCTTATCGCAACTTTTGAATGATAGCACATCACACCGCAGCGATAGGTGACggctcggcttcttcttgaagcccGAGCAGAACTTCCATCCCAACACGAACCCTCCATCAACATGAGTACTGGTTGCTTTTTAAAGAATTCTGTGTCGACTCGCCTATCTGAACCATTGCTCGCTTACCAATAACACCGTCGGGGTTACCATACCACATGGCCTCGTATATGTAAGTGTTCTAGCGTCCGGTGGGCCTCGTCCGGATCACCGACGGGATGAACATGATAAACCAGGGGAAAACTTTACATCTTCTTTATCTCCGGACAAGAGACCAAAAAGAGCTTGGCTTCCCTGTGGAGATAGGAATGGGTGACGCTATGCTCGGGATCTGGGAGGATCGATCGATCGTTTCGGTCGTGGTCGTGGTCCAGATTACGCGTCTCCTCGACCcaagcagccagccacagcAAAGACACCTCCCTCCCTTGCAAGGAACCTGCAGCAACTTATTTCTGGGGCTATTTTCTTTTTAGACTGATTCTATTTGATGGGAATTAGTCTGACTGATGCGATTCCTTTTTTGGCCGTCGTGTTGGCCTCGCAACCCCCTGATTAAGCGCATCATGGATATCCTCACCGGAGCACAGCCTTGATTTTACGGTGTCCACCCAGAAAAGCGTGGGTGTGGATACGGGTATGTGGGGGGAGAAAAAACATCGATAGACCGAGTGTTGGCATTCCGGAGCCGTGACTGTTTAAGCCGGTGGTGGTGTTTATCATGGCTCCATACCCTTGGGCATTGCGTGTACCAAGTGAGGCGTAAGTGTTTCAGTAGTTTCTCTTAACCACTATAATCTGTGATTCAACCCCGAAGACTCCGACATTCtttcttcaacatcaccttTACACACCCGATTATACTTGACAGTCAACACAATGGCCCGACTTATACCTGAAGTCAAACCTGGAGAGATACCGCCTGCATACGACGAGATCATGCTCTCCAGGCCGGGACAGGATGTCCGACGGGCTTCTCCAAGCATGCCCTGGTGGAACCCGCGATACTGGAGGAAGCGAGTATGGGCGGGAGTCGTGGTGGCTATCCTCGTTATCCTCGCCATCATTATTGGAGTTGCGGTTACACAGGCAAAGAAGAACGAGTACCCAAACTATACAGCGCTTTCGTATAGCCTCAAGGATACAAGTCGGTTATTATTCTTTGCTTATCAGAACTTATATCTAACAATTGCCACAGTTGATGGAGAGTCTTTCTTTGACAATTTTAACTACTTTACTGGATACGATCCCAGTGAGTACAACGCTGACTCCCGAGTTCACCAACTGACGCAATTCTAGCCGGGGGCTTCGTTCACTATGTTCCCAAAGAACAAGCAACATCTCTTGTACAACTTCTCTATGAACCTTCAAAGTTGTCGTGATACTGACTTCCACAGAACCTGACCTATGCCTCGTCGAGCTCCGCCATCCTCCGAGTTGACACATCCGTCGGTCCCAATGACGAACCCAACGCCTCGACGGGTCGCTTCTCGGTGCGCGTCGAGTCGAAGAAGACGTATGACGAcggcctcttcatctttgatGTCAAGCACACTCCCTACGGCTGCGGCACCTGGCCCGCTCTCTGGCTCACCGATCACTCCAACTGGCCCGACAATGGCGAGATTGATGTTATGGAGGCTACGAATCAGGCCGCCGACGGGAATCAAATGACGCTGCATACTACATCTGGCTGCTCCATGGATGTGCGACGGAAGGCTACTGGCAAGGCATTGCAGAAGAACTGCGACCACAGCAAGAACGACAATGCGGGTTGTGGTGTCAAatctgacgatgatggctACGGAACGAGCTTCAACAACAATGGCGGAGGAATCATGGCTATGGAATGGCGAGAAGAGGGCATTCGCATGTGGCAGTTCGCCAGAGACTCGATTCCCTCCGacatcaagagcaagaagccaAACCCAAGCACCTGGGGAACAGCTCTCGCCGACTTTCCCAACACGGACTGCAACATTGGCTCTCACTTTAAGAACAACAGCATCGTTGCAAACATTGACTTGTGCGGCGAGCTGGTGTATGCCGTCTGGGATGAATCGGGATGTAAGTGGACGTGGTCAACTGGGAGAGAGCTAGACTGACAATTATAGGCCCGAGTAACTGCACTGATCTCGTTGCCAATAACCCCGATGCTTTCAAGAATGCGTATTGGGAGTTTGGATCTTTTGAGGTATATCAAACCTCCTGAGCTTGACTGTTGGATTAGTATGGACTCTTTGTTATGATTCGAAGCGTGGCGTTAAGGAAAAGGGACTTGTGTTTGACTTTGAGCCTGTTTGTAGATAGACACATGTTGAAGAATAGACAGATCATGGAATATTTCTTTGAAAACTCGTTCCTCTTTGAAGCGTTTTATGTATTACACATCTCTGTTGATACACGTACAATCGTCTATTCCGCCATTGGCACATCCGCCAGGGGCCAAAGATccaaagaggagagagaagtcCGTCTCCCAACGCCAGCCCTATGCTCTAATAAAGAAACCCCATAAACTCCCACAATAAAACATTCATATCTGTACAACACAATCCACCATTTTTGTTGCTTCATATCCTCCTTTACTCGTCCTTGGCGGGCGACCTCATCCAAGCATCAATAGCCGCACTGAACGCCGCAAACGCCAAGCACCCACCAGCCGCAGCCTGAGGACCAGCGTTCTTTGCGAGGACGCCGCCCGTCAGACATCCGGCGGCGACGCTGTTGGTGAGGTCGTTCTTTGCGCGGAGGCCCTCGACACCACACTCGATGCCCGAGTATAGGGCTCCGACCTTGCCGAAGTTCTTGGCCATGGACCACGACCGCGTTCCCATGTCCTTGAAGCCGATCCTGAGCTGCTCCTTTAGCGGGAGGGAGCTGATTGTGGTCTGCGGGGCGCCGGGGGCGGCCGTGTGGTAGGGTGTATCGTAGGACATCTAAGAAGAGAGCGAATTAGCTGGCGATTCTTCAAGGATGAAAGAGTTCAGGACGTACAGAAGCCATAAACATTCCAAACACACCGCCCATGCCAAAGCCCATCACTCCGGACATGACCGACTTTCCATAACAGGACTCCATCGCAGCTTGGACCTATAATTCTCACGAGTTAGCCGACTTTGCGCCCCTCTATATGCCGAGAGGAGGGAAAAACGTACAGCCTTTACGTTGGGATCTTGAGGTCCGCCGGGCGTGGGCATCGCGCCCGCAGCAGCGGCGGTAGCAGCAGTCGGAGGAGCGGTCCCGGGAAAGTTCATCGTGGCTGCGTTGATATGGTGGAGGTTATCGCGGGTTTAGCTACGGCCGAATGGACTTGGGGGAAATCTTTCGGAGGCAAGATTTTTGCCAGTTGCCACCGCTTTCCGGGGGCGGGATGAAATCGGCCCCACCCTTCCGGACCTTGGCGCGGGGCTCTATTGAACTTCAATATCCGAGATAACTACCCCCACCTACCAAGTCAGGTAATATCACAAGGGGCACATTGAAAGTCGACCAAAACTACTTTGAATGCTAACCTCGGAGTATCTGCGCGGATCAACTAAATCGTTACAAAACTGGAACCATGGATGTGAACCTTGTAAACCCCGTCCTTCACCCCCCGTCACAATTCCCTGGCCAAGTCTCGTCCAGCAAGACCTTCCATGCTTGTGAGTTACAACCATCACATATCTGTTCCTGGTAGTCCGCCGCAGTCTCTATCGTTAGCAAATATTCATTATCCCTTTGTCATAATGTCATAAAGTCATCCCCATCGCTTGCCACAAATCTTTGGACTCGGGTGCTGAATCAGTTGCGCTCATGAGACGGCTGTAGCTCGTCTAGGTCTGGCGCGTGGTGGAGCGATCAGGAAGAGGTCGTCGCTTTGGAGCAGGCATCTGCTCGTCCTCGACAGAGATGCTGCGCTTTCGGTTCTGCAGCATGGCATCAGCCTCGCGGCGAGCAAACACCTCCTGCTCTGGTCCCGTGAATGAGAAGGGGAACATCTCGCGAATCGAGGGCAGTCGAAGGGGCCCTTCCTCCTTGCCCGGGGCGGGCGCCTGGAAAGTAGGCTGGACAGAAGACTGGCGAGAGGCTTGAGTGAACGTCTGG
This genomic interval from Fusarium keratoplasticum isolate Fu6.1 chromosome 9, whole genome shotgun sequence contains the following:
- a CDS encoding GH16 domain-containing protein; translation: MARLIPEVKPGEIPPAYDEIMLSRPGQDVRRASPSMPWWNPRYWRKRVWAGVVVAILVILAIIIGVAVTQAKKNEYPNYTALSYSLKDTIDGESFFDNFNYFTGYDPTGGFVHYVPKEQATSLNLTYASSSSAILRVDTSVGPNDEPNASTGRFSVRVESKKTYDDGLFIFDVKHTPYGCGTWPALWLTDHSNWPDNGEIDVMEATNQAADGNQMTLHTTSGCSMDVRRKATGKALQKNCDHSKNDNAGCGVKSDDDGYGTSFNNNGGGIMAMEWREEGIRMWQFARDSIPSDIKSKKPNPSTWGTALADFPNTDCNIGSHFKNNSIVANIDLCGELVYAVWDESGCPSNCTDLVANNPDAFKNAYWEFGSFEVYQTS
- a CDS encoding Pre-mRNA-processing protein 45 codes for the protein MTSIAGSLQAALPKPKYTGEDEEAPARAQQRGVRIVGPGQLDETQLVLKRSGPPAYGQRSGWRPRTQEDFGDGGAFPEIPIAQYPLDMGKKGATTSNALAIQVDSEGKVKYDAIARQGHGETRIVHTSFKELIPLRQRADAGEIDLSRPDKESVEATTERTKNALAALVSGAVAAQKPKNVNIGQRKDATFVRYTPANQMGDNSKKQDRIMKIVERQRDPMEPPKFKHKKIPRGPPSPPPPVMHSPPRKLTAEDQEMWRIPPPVSNWKNPKGFTVPLDKRLAADGRGLQDVAISDKHAQFAESIKMAERHARDEVQQRAMMQQRLAEKEKAQKEENLRELAQKARAERAGAGRKRRDSRDSRDSRDSRSRSRSYSYSESDRSDSEDEEVRERIKARQEKQRDEERKLRQNRMGAERRAQVMAREQGRDISEKIALGVAKPTQSKETMYDSRLFNQSSGFDSGINEDNPYDKPLFAAQDAISSIYRPRANLDDDDAEAGDREMAKIQKASRFGEALGKGTFKGAAEVEAREGPVQFEKDAGDPFNVDKFLSEVDQGSSSKRGYGLQDEDSRQSKRPRVDDDDED
- a CDS encoding Mitochondrial import inner membrane translocase subunit TIM22, encoding MNFPGTAPPTAATAAAAGAMPTPGGPQDPNVKAVQAAMESCYGKSVMSGVMGFGMGGVFGMFMASMSYDTPYHTAAPGAPQTTISSLPLKEQLRIGFKDMGTRSWSMAKNFGKVGALYSGIECGVEGLRAKNDLTNSVAAGCLTGGVLAKNAGPQAAAGGCLAFAAFSAAIDAWMRSPAKDE
- a CDS encoding Rhamnogalacturonan endolyase, with the translated sequence MKFRSVSLAALLLQAPQWVAAALKATESDTELVISNDRLYAAVQKPGGSIVKLTLDGTNLLGTRSGSTGQGPYLDCYCTPKGFWTPGTMTPKYKLFKGKDSSGKDYGGIMMADTFTETGQVLEQYWFLRDGETGLHTFSRVAYHNEEQPFLRNLQELRTMFRPNSEMWTHLLTNEKQYAPLPGKEAQAKQVVVQDATWYMGNTPDDAYVKQEADYFTKYTFQDNWRDINAYGLFADGSKTEDGDAYGAWLVMNTKDTYFGGPLHSDLTVDGILYNYISSNHHGDQTPNITHGFDRTFGPQYYHFNRFPADTDILTAQADAAQYADPEWNADFYDSIAKHVPNYVPSKNRGTFEVRVDLPKGAKNPIAVLAQSGVDFQDNVFDVNAYQYWANLDDSGRATIPMVKAGTYRLTVYADGIFGQFTKDKIKIKAGKTEKTKVTWKEESSGKELWRIGTPDKTSGEYRHGFEPDTSKPLQPEQYRIYWAAYDFPKDYPDGVHFKVGESDVGKDLNYVHWSVFGGRANYVRPEAYVGNGDVNNWTIAFDLKESQVKRKKQATFTVQLAGAKTAAGNTDVYNASEPHSNLKYTVNINGKDLEPWVIPYHHSSSCAVRSSVSCYNIAHKFVFDAGLLSKGENEIVLSLPYNATDYESAVLPASVYVQYDALRLEID